In Nasonia vitripennis strain AsymCx chromosome 2, Nvit_psr_1.1, whole genome shotgun sequence, a genomic segment contains:
- the LOC100120056 gene encoding phospholipase A1 member A, translating into MAPIHIKSPRVQTRYQSRRGDERVSLSKIPSSPRVRGLADDSALSDRTRHEVRVYTHTHTRSASGAFIRVRGEQHRDLRRLAEGENDLRRALRASDVISPAERAREMAVSVFSFLLLAIVLLQNCGDATAQNNQKKTWNDLFNSTSCARPPYTCPYPQIQFFLYTRETQQNPHQLDVLKKSSLTNSHFDPKNPTKIIIHGFGGGRNLAPSTDLRKAYFTRGDYNIIIVDYGSLVREPCLSQIQWGPDFCSRCIAQLVRYLRDHPRGTRVESIHVLGYSVGAHIAGLIANYLPDDKLGRITGLDPTIFFYMNGNRSRDLDETDAHFVDVIHTGAGILGQWGPNGHADFYVNGGSSQPGCATASLLQTLSCDHTKVTPYYIESITTKVGFWAAPCANLFSYLIGWCNPSEDEYVPMGEDTPHTARGIFYLSTNAHKPYARGLPVRKQPQTNPKRSSYRQY; encoded by the exons atggCACCTATACATATAAAGTCGCCGCGTGTGCAGACACGCTATCAGTCGCGGAGAGGAGACGAGCGCGTTTCACTTTCTAAAATTCCCTCGAGCCCGAGAGTGCGCGGACTGGCCGATGACTCGGCATTAAGTGATCGGACACGACACGAGgtgcgcgtatacacacacacacacacacgcagtgCATCAGGAGCGTTTATACGAGTGAGAGGAGAACAACATCGAGATCTTCGCCGGCTCGCGGAAGGTGAAAACGACTTGCGGCGCGCTCTGCGCGCGTCCGATGTTATATCACCGGCAGAAAGAGCCAGGGAGATGGCGGTCAGTGTCTTCTCGTTTCTACTACTAGCCATTGTTCTGCTGCAGAACTGCG GCGATGCGACGGCCCAGAATAACCAGAAAAAAACCTGGAATGATCTCTTCAACAGCACCTCCTGCGCGAGACCGCCGTACACGTGTCCCTACCCGCAGATCCAGTTCTTCTTGTATACAAG AGAGACTCAGCAGAATCCGCACCAGCTCGACGTGCTGAAGAAGAGCTCGTTGACCAACTCGCACTTCGACCCGAAAAATCCGACGAAGATCATCATTCACGGCTTCGGCGGAGGCAGAAACCTGGCGCCCAGTACTGATCTTCGCAAAG CGTATTTCACGCGAGGCGATTACAATATTATAATCGTCGATTACGGCTCTTTGGTACGGGAGCCCTGCCTCTCGCAAATTCAATGGGGACCAGATTTCTGTTCACGATGTATTGCTCAGTTGGTAAGGTACCTGAGGGACCATCCGCGGGGCACGCGGGTCGAGAGCATCCACGTATTGGGCTACAGCGTAGGTGCTCACATCGCCGGGCTCATCGCCAATTACCTGCCCGATGACAAACTGGGCAGGATCACCG GGCTGGATCCtactatatttttctatatGAATGGAAACCGCTCGAGAGACTTGGACGAGACAGACGCTCACTTTGTCGATGTGATCCACACGGGGGCGGGCATCCTGGGCCAGTGGGGCCCAAACGGACATGCGGACTTCTATGTGAACGGCGGATCGAGTCAGCCCGGATGCGCGACCGCCTCGCTTCTTC AAACGCTGTCCTGCGACCACACGAAGGTGACGCCCTACTACATCGAGTCGATAACGACGAAGGTCGGCTTCTGGGCAGCGCCGTGCGCCAACCTGTTCTCTTACCTGATCGGCTGGTGCAACCCCTCGGAGGACGAGTACGTGCCGATGGGAGAGGATACCCCTCATAC AGCAAGAGGCATCTTCTATCTATCAACAAACGCACACAAACCGTACGCCCGAGGACTTCCCGTAAGAAAACAGCCACAGACAAATCCGAAGCGATCGTCCTACCGCCAGTATTAA
- the LOC100120021 gene encoding vesicular glutamate transporter 1, giving the protein MSGFATAGLAAFDSLKSKASQKLSGIRRPTSNAGYEEFEMPSEHMKENQAFEGERGGLSRQGTLDSLPEPERPPLRHIDTYCMPECPCLSKRYTIALLACIGFIISFGMRCNMGMAKLKMSNDSENVFNWTIATQSAVDSSFFWGYLVTQVPGGFLASLYPANRIFGLAIVVSSFLNLLVPGAISASPIVDMVVQVCKGLVEGVTYPACHGIWKYWAPPLERSRLATLAFCGSYAAVVIGMPLSGVLSNWLGWTASFYFYGVFGMIWYCFWLWLSFEKPSKHPCISAKELRYIEDSLGQAQANQAMPTFSTTPWRKFLTSMPVYAIIVANFCRSWNFYLLVLFQARFMHEAFGMPVVETGILGSLPHLLMTLIVPCGGLLADHLRKRGIMSTTNVRKLFNCGGFGMEALFFLVVAKCTTSRNGAGATMALTVGVACSGFAISGFNVNHLDIAPRYASILMGMSNGIGTIAGLLVPIFVDNITRHKDPHSWRNVFIMAACVHFVGVTFYAIFCSGELQPWADPVDEKTSWNPLDELSQTKPPVPPPPQVTQTQFIKQPSLGEDPAQSYNYAQQAPYQEPPQYQPPVNEYQQQQEPIGAGQAPSYGATESTAGNPFVSTNPFASGAINASYVQPAARDDYAHDVMQDQQQQQQQWQ; this is encoded by the exons ATGTCCGGATTCGCAACGGCGGGTCTCGCGGCCTTCGATTCCCTGAAGAGCAAAGCCTCTCAGAAACTTTCCGG CATAAGAAGACCGACCAGCAATGCGGGCTACGAGGAGTTCGAGATGCCGAGCGAGCACATGAAGGAGAACCAGGCGTTCGAGGGCGAGAGGGGCGGTCTGAGCAGGCAGGGCACCCTGGACTCGCTGCCGGAGCCGGAGCGACCGCCCTTGCGACACATCGACACCTACTGCATGCCCGAGTGCCCCTGCCTGTCCAAGAGGTACACCATCGCCCTGCTGGCCTGCATCGGCTTCATAATCTCCTTCGGCATGAGGTGCAACATGGGCATGGCCAAGCTCAAGATGAGCAACGACTCGGAGAACGTGTTCAACTGGACGATCGCGACGCAGAGCGCGGTCGACTCGTCGTTCTTCTGGGGCTACCTGGTGACGCAGGTGCCCGGGGGCTTTCTCGCCTCGCTCTACCCGGCCAACAGGATATTCGGCCTCGCCATCGTCGTTTCCTCCTTTCTCAATCTCCTCGTGCCTGGGGCCATCAGCGCCAGTCCCATCGTCGACATGGTGGTCCAAGTCTGCAAGGGATTAGTCGAA GGTGTCACGTATCCGGCGTGTCACGGCATATGGAAATACTGGGCGCCGCCCCTCGAAAGATCGCGACTCGCGACCCTCGCCTTCTGCGGCTCCTACGCCGCCGTCGTCATCGGAATGCCGCTGTCCGGTGTGCTGAGTAACTGGCTCGGCTGGACCGCCTCGTTCTACTTTTACG GTGTCTTCGGGATGATCTGGTACTGCTTCTGGCTGTGGTTGTCGTTCGAGAAGCCCTCGAAGCATCCGTGCATCTCGGCGAAGGAGCTGCGCTACATAGAGGACTCGCTGGGCCAGGCGCAGGCGAACCAAGCGATGCCGACCTTCTCGACGACGCCCTGGCGGAAGTTCCTCACCTCGATGCCCGTCTACGCCATCATAGTGGCGAACTTCTGCAGGTCCTGGAACTTCTACCTGCTGGTGCTCTTTCAAGCTCGCTTCATGCACGAGGCCTTCGGCATGCCCGTGGTCGAG ACGGGCATACTGGGCTCGCTGCCCCACCTGCTGATGACGCTGATAGTGCCGTGCGGTGGTCTGCTGGCGGATCACCTGCGCAAGCGCGGCATCATGTCGACGACCAACGTGCGCAAGCTCTTCAACTGCGGCGGCTTCGGCATGGAGGCCCTCTTCTTCCTGGTCGTGGCCAAGTGCACGACCAGCCGCAACGGGGCCGGGGCGACGATGGCCCTGACCGTCGGGGTGGCCTGCAGCGGCTTCGCCATCTCGGGCTTCAACGTCAACCACCTCGACATCGCGCCGCGCTACGCGAGTATCCTCATGGGCATGTCCAACGGCATCGGCACCATCGCCGGCCTCCTCGTGCCGATCTTCGTCGACAACATCACCAGACACAAGGACCCCCACAGCTGGCGCAATGTCTTCATCATGGCGGCCTGCGTGCACTTCGTCGGAGTCACCTTCTACGCGATATTCTGCAGCGGCGAGCTGCAGCCCTGGGCCGACCCGGTCGACGAGAAGACCAGCTGGAACCCGCTGGACGAGCTCAGCCAGACCAAGCCTCCGGTGCCCCCGCCGCCGCAGGTCACGCAGACCCAGTTCATC AAACAACCGTCGCTGGGCGAGGATCCAGCCCAGAGCTACAACTACGCCCAGCAGGCGCCGTACCAGGAGCCGCCGCAGTACCAGCCGCCGGTGAACGagtaccagcagcagcaggagccgATAGGCGCGGGCCAGGCCCCCAGTTACGGAGCGACCGAGAGCACCGCCGGAAACCCCTTCGTCTCGACGAATCCGTTCGCCAGCGGAGCCATAAACGCCAGCTACGTCCAGCCAGCAGCGAGAGACGACTACGCGCACGACGTCATGCaggaccagcagcagcagcagcagcagtggcagtGA